CCATGGTTAGTAAGGTAGAGTGGGGGCATGAaaagaagaataatattttaataatatggTTTTGCCAAATGTATGTTTCATTCAACTGATTCATTAAAACCTATAAAGATAATACATTTAGATTacagataattatttaatgttgcataagaataagtttaaataaacaaaaagcgAAATATCGGACTGGTTTAAAGCGGAAGATTTTCGAATAAATAAACGATTATAAATAAGGTCATGCAGTCCGAAATTTCGCACACCAGTTTCTTTTCAACAGCTGTCGATACaagataaaagttttaaaagtttattaagtTGATACAGTTAAGAATGCTTGGAGATTTTCagataagaaatcattttaacaTCTGAAATTTTTGTCCCACGCGATCGTGCTTAGTTGAcggtaaaaaagaaaatctctaatgtttgttaaatttagattGTAAGTTGTTTTACTCATGTTTTTATAGCAACGAACCTGAAGACGGAAATAGTATTTTCCGAAACCGGTAGTtaagaacaaataaattaatttcttcgaattttttagttcataCTTAAGCATATATAATTTGCACGTAAAGTTTGTGTCTAACCTAGTGTTATGTATTCGTCAAGTTCTTTTAAGAAGCTGTTTAAACCAAAGTTATTCAACATTTCTGTAAGttatataatttctttaaaatatagtAAAGCAACATGTGATgtgtaagtaaaaaaattaatataattcaatttcttaaattaatcaaagatatttttatacatagtCAACCTTTTATTCCATATGAaaaagattcaaaaaaaataaccccCAAAGAGATggactattttttaaaaatgtttccatCTATAATCGACGTTTTCGACGATGACATAAAAGCGAGAAATATACCAGATATAgaaatgttgtttaaaaatgttttaataaaaaatgttccgaaAGGAATGAAAAACAGAGCTCGATCATTCCTacacatttataaaaatgttgaaaatcatCAACATATAACTCCAAGAAAAACTCGTTTATCTTATATTTTGGGTTGGTGTCTAGAAATAGTAagtaaaaacttattaattttaaacatgttatttaaaCATATTACATTTTATAGATTCAAGCTACCTGTGTCATAGTTGACGATATGCTAGACGATTCTAAGTATAGAAGAGGAATGAAATGTTGGCATCAACACGAATCTGTCGGTCAACGAGCATTCATAGATGCTCTTCTCTTagaaaatttcgttttcctcattttacaaaaacatttttctcaacTTCCAATTTACGTTCCAATCGTACACTTGTTTCAGGAAACTATAAGAAAATTGGAGTACGGTGAAATTCTTGATTCGATGGccttaaaaaagaataaccccaacttaaaaagatttaatctaaattattatcaatctATAGTTTACTACAAAACTACGCCATCGATTATTGAACAGCCTTATAATTTAGCAAAGATTTTAAGTAATAACTTTCAAACACCAATTTCGAagattatagaaaaaattatgagCAAAATCGGGGAGTTTTATCAAGtacaaaacgattttttggATTGTTATGGTGAacatgataattttaaaactagcAATGATATTCAAGAAGGAAAATGTTCATGGTTAATTGTAACAGCATTGGAAAAAGCGaatttgcaacaaaaaaagttgttggaAAATCACTACGGAAGAAAGGAACCTGAATCTGTTCAGATTGTTAAGGATTTATATGAAGAAATTAACATACCTAAAGAATACGCTAAAAGAGAATgggaattttttgaatttattaataataatattgatgtaGTTTCCGCAATTAGCGATTATGAATCTATCTTTAAACGCTTACAGTATTTGTATGAAAAGTATATTTAATactgaaaatttattataattaaagtaataatgTAAAACTAAAGAGGTGTTTTGGAAATTGCACAGCATTATTTTGGGTGTGTATTCTCTAccacgaaataaataatatggTAAAcgtatatctcaaattaatttattatttaaatatatatattaaaaaccgACGACTTCtgataatattgatttttccAATACTCGAAATATACAAACTAAAATTCCAAAACtattttctataatttttttacacaatataatttataattgtaatttttttggcAATACTAAGTGCACTCTTAGAAGAAGCTTTACCAAATTATCTTCAACAGGAAATCATGTATCGGCTAGTATACTTCTTTTAAAAGCATTGAACATGGACCACAGCTACATACAAAGCTCTTCCGTTACAATCAACATCAATGTATATGTCGTGGTGTAAATTTGGTTAGCCTTGCGGCCACAATGTGTTACCGAATCAAGAAATTAGGACTATAAGGATGTTCCTCAAATACTACTTGCAAACGCACGatgacaaaaataatttaatacgaAATCATATCGACTTAATATTGGTAAAAAATCATCACAATGCAGAGGTAATGTAAATGAAAATGCAACGTTTTGAACCTCTCAAAAAACAAAGCCcaccaaagaaaataaacgtaaaattattaaacaatccAGAACTCCGTGCTCAAATAGCAGATAAATTAGACTCTCGATTACAAAGAATGCAATAAATAAACTGGGATTAATTCAAAACAGTACTTGAAGACCTACTTGAAGAAATTCTACAACTTATGAAGGAGAGAAGACTACAGAAAAATAAAGGGGTGTAGTTGTCCGTcttttaaaacggctaaatccgaatgttgtagatctagtgttagttctagttttagttcaataaaaatatgcgaCAAT
This genomic stretch from Onthophagus taurus isolate NC chromosome 7, IU_Otau_3.0, whole genome shotgun sequence harbors:
- the LOC111416768 gene encoding uncharacterized protein isoform X1; the protein is MYSSSSFKKLFKPKLFNISVSYIISLKYSKATCDVQPFIPYEKDSKKITPKEMDYFLKMFPSIIDVFDDDIKARNIPDIEMLFKNVLIKNVPKGMKNRARSFLHIYKNVENHQHITPRKTRLSYILGWCLEIIQATCVIVDDMLDDSKYRRGMKCWHQHESVGQRAFIDALLLENFVFLILQKHFSQLPIYVPIVHLFQETIRKLEYGEILDSMALKKNNPNLKRFNLNYYQSIVYYKTTPSIIEQPYNLAKILSNNFQTPISKIIEKIMSKIGEFYQVQNDFLDCYGEHDNFKTSNDIQEGKCSWLIVTALEKANLQQKKLLENHYGRKEPESVQIVKDLYEEINIPKEYAKREWEFFEFINNNIDVVSAISDYESIFKRLQYLYEKYI
- the LOC111416768 gene encoding farnesyl pyrophosphate synthase-like isoform X2, which codes for MCNQPFIPYEKDSKKITPKEMDYFLKMFPSIIDVFDDDIKARNIPDIEMLFKNVLIKNVPKGMKNRARSFLHIYKNVENHQHITPRKTRLSYILGWCLEIIQATCVIVDDMLDDSKYRRGMKCWHQHESVGQRAFIDALLLENFVFLILQKHFSQLPIYVPIVHLFQETIRKLEYGEILDSMALKKNNPNLKRFNLNYYQSIVYYKTTPSIIEQPYNLAKILSNNFQTPISKIIEKIMSKIGEFYQVQNDFLDCYGEHDNFKTSNDIQEGKCSWLIVTALEKANLQQKKLLENHYGRKEPESVQIVKDLYEEINIPKEYAKREWEFFEFINNNIDVVSAISDYESIFKRLQYLYEKYI